The proteins below come from a single Streptomyces sp. M92 genomic window:
- a CDS encoding glycosyltransferase family 4 protein, translating to MRVVIVTESFPPDVNGVAHCTLQTARHLVDRGHDCVVVAPATAPGSDADTSAPCPLVRIPSLPLPGYPQVRVALPSRRVAAAIADHRADLVHLASPFVLGARGMAAAARLGVPAVAVYQTDLGGYARTYMGAGEAAAWRRIRSVHSAADLTLAPSGAALRDLTAHGVPRVSLWPRGVDTVRFRPDRRDEALRRELAPNGELLVGYVGRLAPEKQVELLSGVCALDGVRVVVVGDGPSRPGLEQVLSGAVFLGRRTGDELARVFASLEVFTHTGPFETFCQTVQEAMASGVPVVAPAAGGPLDLVAHGRTGLLVPPRDAAAVRDAVWSLSADPALRAAYGAAGRAAVEGRTWAAVGDRLIGHYTDVLATRKAVLAA from the coding sequence ATGCGTGTCGTCATCGTGACCGAATCCTTTCCCCCCGATGTGAACGGCGTGGCCCACTGCACGCTCCAGACCGCCCGGCACCTCGTCGACCGCGGTCACGACTGCGTGGTCGTCGCTCCGGCCACCGCCCCCGGCAGTGACGCGGACACATCCGCGCCGTGCCCCCTGGTCCGGATCCCCTCCCTCCCGCTCCCCGGTTACCCCCAGGTCCGCGTCGCCCTCCCCAGCCGACGCGTGGCCGCGGCGATCGCCGATCACCGTGCCGACCTCGTCCACCTGGCCAGCCCGTTCGTCCTCGGCGCACGGGGCATGGCCGCCGCCGCCCGCCTCGGCGTCCCCGCGGTGGCCGTCTACCAGACCGACCTCGGCGGCTACGCCCGTACGTACATGGGAGCGGGCGAGGCGGCGGCCTGGCGGCGCATCCGCTCCGTGCACTCCGCCGCCGACCTCACCCTCGCCCCGTCCGGCGCGGCCCTGCGCGACCTCACGGCGCACGGCGTGCCCCGGGTCAGCCTGTGGCCGCGCGGTGTGGACACCGTCCGCTTCCGGCCCGACCGGCGCGACGAGGCGCTGCGCCGCGAACTCGCCCCGAACGGCGAGCTGCTCGTCGGCTACGTCGGGCGGCTCGCGCCGGAGAAGCAGGTGGAGCTGCTGTCCGGGGTCTGCGCGCTGGACGGCGTGCGGGTGGTCGTCGTCGGGGACGGGCCCAGCCGCCCCGGCCTGGAGCAGGTGCTGTCGGGCGCGGTCTTCCTGGGCCGCCGCACCGGCGACGAACTCGCCCGGGTCTTCGCCTCCCTGGAAGTCTTCACGCACACCGGTCCCTTCGAGACGTTCTGCCAGACGGTGCAGGAGGCCATGGCGAGCGGCGTTCCCGTCGTCGCGCCCGCCGCGGGCGGCCCCCTGGACCTCGTCGCCCACGGGCGCACCGGTCTGCTGGTGCCGCCGCGCGACGCCGCCGCCGTACGGGACGCCGTATGGTCCCTGTCCGCCGACCCCGCGCTGCGGGCCGCGTACGGCGCCGCCGGGCGGGCGGCCGTCGAGGGCCGCACCTGGGCGGCCGTCGGCGACCGGCTGATCGGGCACTACACGGACGTCCTCGCCACCCGGAAGGCGGTGCTGGCGGCATGA
- a CDS encoding GntR family transcriptional regulator, with translation MAEQLTGLADDRALLGRTSTAERVSDILRSRIADGYFPPGTRLSEDSIGGALGVSRNTLRESFRLLTHERLLVHELNRGVFVRVLTVEDVEDIYRTRTLVECAVVRGLGDPPYALDGLAEAVEDGRRSAREGDWKGVGTANIHFHRELVALAGSERTDELMRSVFAELRLAFHVVDDPRRLHEPYIARNAELLDTLRTGEREQAARLLAVYLENSLERVVEVYLRRVGDEG, from the coding sequence ATGGCAGAGCAGTTGACGGGACTGGCGGACGACCGCGCCCTCCTCGGGCGGACCAGTACCGCGGAGCGGGTCTCGGACATCCTCAGGAGCCGGATCGCCGACGGCTACTTCCCGCCCGGCACCCGCTTGTCGGAGGACAGCATCGGTGGTGCGCTCGGGGTCTCCCGCAACACCCTGCGTGAGTCGTTCCGGCTGCTCACGCACGAACGCCTGCTCGTCCACGAGCTGAACCGGGGCGTCTTCGTCCGGGTCCTGACCGTCGAGGACGTCGAGGACATCTACCGCACCCGGACCCTCGTCGAGTGCGCCGTCGTCCGCGGCCTGGGAGACCCGCCGTACGCCCTGGACGGGCTCGCCGAGGCGGTCGAGGACGGGCGCCGCTCTGCCCGCGAAGGTGACTGGAAAGGGGTGGGTACGGCCAACATCCACTTCCACCGGGAACTGGTGGCCCTCGCCGGCAGCGAACGCACCGACGAGCTGATGCGCAGCGTCTTCGCCGAACTGCGCCTCGCCTTCCACGTCGTGGACGACCCGCGGCGCCTGCACGAGCCCTACATCGCGCGCAACGCGGAGCTCCTCGACACCCTGCGGACCGGCGAACGCGAGCAGGCCGCGCGACTGCTCGCCGTCTACCTCGAGAACTCGCTGGAGCGGGTCGTGGAGGTCTACCTGCGGCGGGTCGGGGACGAGGGCTAG
- a CDS encoding SGNH/GDSL hydrolase family protein yields MRRVRFVALGDSLTEGVGDPVGDGWRGWAALLAAGLAEEPAEFTNLAVSGAQTLDVAGRQLPAGLALRPDVVSVVVGVNDTLRRTFDVGAVAARLDTVYAAFTAQGALLITACLPDPGTMLGLPGALARPLGRRQRAVNAVVHALSDRYGAVHLHACEGDWTTDRAMWSADRLHPGERGHRQLARRFHALLAERGAATGPAPSPDAGSPAPTRSASLWWLATAGTGWVARRCADLLPQLLTLAADELRHRARGTSARLDLRTSAAVSAALTALSATEPGAGHFTAP; encoded by the coding sequence ATGAGACGCGTCCGGTTCGTGGCCCTCGGCGACTCGCTGACCGAGGGCGTCGGCGACCCGGTCGGGGACGGGTGGCGCGGATGGGCAGCGCTGCTCGCCGCCGGACTGGCCGAGGAGCCCGCGGAGTTCACCAACCTTGCCGTCAGCGGGGCGCAGACCCTCGACGTGGCCGGGCGGCAGCTGCCCGCCGGCCTCGCGCTGCGGCCCGATGTCGTGTCCGTCGTCGTCGGTGTGAACGACACCTTGCGCCGCACCTTCGACGTCGGCGCGGTCGCGGCCCGGCTGGACACGGTGTACGCCGCGTTCACCGCTCAGGGCGCGCTGCTGATCACCGCGTGCCTGCCGGACCCCGGCACGATGCTCGGGCTGCCGGGGGCGCTGGCCCGCCCGCTGGGCCGGCGGCAACGGGCGGTCAACGCCGTGGTGCACGCGCTGTCGGACCGGTACGGGGCCGTGCACCTGCACGCGTGCGAGGGCGACTGGACCACGGACCGTGCGATGTGGAGCGCGGACCGGCTGCACCCCGGCGAGCGGGGTCACCGGCAGCTCGCCCGGCGCTTCCACGCCCTGCTCGCCGAGCGCGGTGCCGCGACCGGTCCCGCGCCCTCGCCCGACGCCGGGTCCCCCGCCCCCACCAGGTCGGCGAGCCTGTGGTGGCTGGCCACCGCCGGTACCGGCTGGGTGGCCCGGCGCTGCGCCGACCTCCTGCCCCAACTGCTGACCCTGGCCGCCGACGAACTGCGCCACCGCGCGCGCGGCACCAGCGCCCGACTCGACCTGCGCACGTCCGCCGCGGTCTCCGCCGCTCTCACGGCCCTGTCGGCGACCGAACCGGGCGCTGGGCACTTCACGGCACCGTAG
- a CDS encoding aromatic ring-hydroxylating oxygenase subunit alpha — protein sequence MTTTPQSPSLVSTLPGRYYTDPEVFRREQRHVFEAMWFCAVRGADLERPGAFRTVQVGGESVLITRTRTGGLRAFLNICRHRGARLCLEESGEVRRTLQCPYHAWTYDLDGRLVAAPNLTKMPDVDRSAYGLVEVALREWLGYAWVCLADEPPSFEATVRGAVVERLGDPAAIERYGTERLALGRRVTYDVRANWKLIVENFMECYHCATIHPELTDVLPEFADGYAAQYYVGHGAEFGEGVRGFTVDGSEGFGRLPEVSDGQDRRYYAVTVRPTVFVNLVPDHVILHRMFPMAEDRTVVECDWLYAPEVVARGADLSKSVELFHRVNVQDFAACERTQPAMSSRAYRAGGVLVPTEHHIGVFHAWLLGRLGGQSPA from the coding sequence GTGACGACGACTCCCCAGTCCCCCAGCCTCGTCTCGACGCTTCCGGGCCGCTACTACACCGACCCGGAGGTCTTCCGCCGGGAGCAGCGGCACGTCTTCGAGGCGATGTGGTTCTGCGCGGTGCGCGGCGCCGACCTCGAACGGCCCGGCGCCTTCCGCACCGTGCAGGTCGGCGGTGAGAGCGTGCTCATCACCCGTACCCGCACCGGTGGGCTGCGCGCCTTCCTCAACATCTGCCGCCACCGTGGCGCCCGGCTGTGCCTGGAGGAGTCAGGCGAGGTGCGGCGCACCCTCCAGTGCCCCTATCACGCCTGGACCTACGACCTCGACGGCCGGCTGGTGGCCGCGCCCAACCTGACGAAGATGCCGGACGTCGACCGTTCCGCGTACGGCCTGGTCGAGGTCGCGCTGCGCGAATGGCTGGGCTACGCCTGGGTGTGCCTGGCCGACGAGCCGCCCTCCTTCGAGGCGACGGTGCGGGGCGCGGTCGTCGAGCGGCTCGGGGACCCGGCCGCGATCGAGCGGTACGGGACGGAGCGACTGGCACTGGGCCGGCGGGTGACGTACGACGTGCGGGCCAACTGGAAGCTGATCGTCGAGAACTTCATGGAGTGCTACCACTGCGCGACCATCCACCCGGAACTCACCGACGTGCTGCCCGAGTTCGCCGACGGTTACGCGGCCCAGTACTACGTGGGCCACGGTGCCGAGTTCGGCGAGGGGGTGCGGGGCTTCACGGTCGACGGCAGCGAGGGCTTCGGCAGGCTGCCCGAGGTGTCGGACGGCCAGGACCGGCGCTACTACGCCGTCACCGTGCGGCCGACGGTCTTCGTGAACCTCGTGCCGGACCACGTGATCCTGCACCGCATGTTCCCGATGGCCGAGGACCGCACGGTGGTCGAGTGCGACTGGCTGTACGCGCCGGAGGTCGTGGCGCGCGGGGCCGACCTGTCGAAGTCGGTCGAGCTGTTCCACCGGGTCAACGTCCAGGACTTCGCGGCCTGCGAGCGGACCCAGCCGGCGATGTCGTCCCGGGCCTACCGCGCGGGCGGGGTGCTGGTGCCGACCGAGCACCACATCGGGGTCTTCCACGCGTGGCTGCTCGGACGGCTCGGCGGGCAGTCGCCGGCCTAG
- a CDS encoding HEAT repeat domain-containing protein, with amino-acid sequence MFDPVIAPSGTLLGLLQRGRGDGTLHALTAPRAEALAALNHCVLRDPRHDWQVENRSLYYARLYLDLGGELDAIEGHLFDPEDVLDSDESRTGLALAVLGHLASYGRLDALQLLRRYAAHGVNWAWALDELALRDDDAGLRSLAAPVLARFPRDAEGDAELAVAVRDAFEPRPWRLWADDPRESIAARVRAAQERGCFDRWQRQLNSTGPRPGWSVRAVFDWADQGVERGAALHVPAARCLAAVAGPEDRYEILEAARSGGEGARCTALRYLADGDDPAALDLIEGAVANGSTPVVEAAVAAFERMRGLAAVDRARSWVHRPDALGAAAGRVLACRGGAQDRDLVLAALREAVRGEGPDAPTLLTLVDGTGRLGIACAAPVLRHVYRETASSHLRGRAARALAATDPSFAAGFAIECLWDCEETTRELAARHAETGDNRVVERLRRLAADPAEEDEVQTAVRSRFGPDAPAM; translated from the coding sequence ATGTTCGATCCGGTCATAGCGCCCAGCGGTACGCTGCTCGGCCTGCTTCAGCGGGGTCGCGGCGACGGCACGCTGCATGCGCTCACCGCTCCGCGCGCCGAAGCGCTCGCGGCACTGAACCACTGCGTGCTCCGCGACCCGCGCCACGACTGGCAGGTCGAGAACCGCTCCCTCTACTACGCCCGCCTGTACCTCGACCTCGGCGGCGAGCTGGACGCCATCGAGGGCCACCTCTTCGATCCCGAGGACGTCCTGGACTCCGATGAGTCACGCACCGGGCTGGCCCTCGCGGTCCTCGGCCACCTCGCCTCGTACGGCAGGCTGGACGCGCTCCAGTTGCTGCGCAGGTACGCCGCACACGGCGTGAACTGGGCGTGGGCCCTGGACGAGCTGGCGCTGCGCGACGACGACGCCGGCCTGCGGTCCCTCGCCGCGCCCGTCCTCGCCCGCTTCCCCCGTGACGCGGAGGGCGACGCCGAGCTGGCGGTCGCCGTCCGTGACGCCTTCGAACCCCGGCCCTGGCGCCTGTGGGCCGACGATCCGCGCGAATCGATCGCCGCGCGGGTGCGCGCCGCCCAGGAACGCGGCTGTTTCGACCGATGGCAGCGGCAGCTGAACTCCACCGGGCCGCGCCCGGGGTGGAGCGTGCGGGCCGTGTTCGACTGGGCCGACCAGGGTGTGGAGCGCGGCGCCGCGCTCCACGTGCCGGCCGCCCGGTGCCTCGCGGCCGTCGCCGGTCCCGAGGACCGGTACGAGATCCTCGAGGCTGCCCGGTCCGGCGGGGAGGGCGCCCGTTGCACGGCCCTGCGCTATCTGGCCGACGGCGACGACCCGGCCGCCCTCGACCTGATCGAGGGCGCCGTGGCCAACGGTTCGACACCGGTCGTGGAGGCGGCGGTCGCCGCCTTCGAGCGCATGCGCGGCCTCGCCGCCGTCGACCGCGCCCGCAGCTGGGTCCACCGGCCCGACGCCCTCGGCGCCGCCGCCGGGCGCGTACTGGCCTGCCGGGGCGGAGCGCAGGACCGCGACCTCGTCCTCGCCGCCCTGCGGGAGGCGGTCCGCGGCGAAGGCCCCGACGCGCCGACCCTGTTGACCCTCGTCGACGGCACCGGTCGGCTCGGCATCGCCTGTGCTGCCCCCGTCCTGCGCCACGTCTACCGCGAGACCGCCTCCTCCCACCTGCGCGGCCGTGCCGCCCGGGCGCTGGCGGCCACCGATCCCTCCTTCGCCGCCGGCTTCGCCATCGAATGCCTGTGGGACTGCGAGGAGACCACCCGCGAACTCGCCGCCCGCCACGCCGAGACCGGCGACAACCGCGTCGTCGAACGCCTGCGCAGGCTGGCCGCCGACCCGGCCGAGGAGGACGAGGTCCAGACGGCCGTACGCAGCCGCTTCGGCCCGGACGCGCCCGCGATGTGA
- a CDS encoding GcvT family protein, whose product MVVIGAGIVGCSLADELTARGWTDVTVLEQGPLPAPGGSTSHAPGLVFRTSPSKTLTAFAQYTVEKFTSLEADGEPCFRQIGGLELATTPQRLADLHRRAGHAAAWGVAGEVVGPARCKELWPLLDESVVLGGFHTPGDGLAHALHASRAQLDRATARGARFLDRHTVTGVERQDGRVTGVVTDRGTFPADHVVSAAGFWGPVVGRMAGVDVPLQPLAHQYARTGPLPELSGATAEASKPILRFQDRDLYFREHHDRLGIGSYAHRPLPVDPFAVPGYDEARSRNMDMPSSYPFTPEDWGPSWEDCRRLMPALRGTGIESGFNGVFSFTPDGMPVLGESRTLRGFWLAEAVWVTHSAGVAKAVAEWMVNGRPEIDVHECDLTRFEEAQRSPAYVRERGSQQFVEVYDIVHPLQPMDRPRPLRVSPFHARQQQLGAHFLEGGGWERPHWYEANAGLAEGLRLPARDAWSARHWSPVAAAEALATREKVALYDMTPLRRLEVTGPGALDFLDGMTTNNLRKKPGAVTYTLLLDETGGIRSDLTVARLAPDHFQVGANSPADLDHLLRHAPADVHIRDVTSGTCCVGVWGPLARDLVQPLTPDDFSHEAFGYFRAKQTYVGHVPVTALRLSYVGELGWELYTTADLGLRLWDTLWEAGRDLGVIAAGRSAFNSLRLEKGYRAWGTDMTDEHTPYEAGVGFAVRRDKPDFTGKAALELKGKPVRRLTPLLLDDPAAVVLGKEPVHVDGVPVGHVTSAAYGYTLGRCVAYAWLPAGLATGTGVHVEYFGEKVPATVADEPLFDPRMTRIRR is encoded by the coding sequence GTGGTGGTCATCGGCGCCGGCATCGTCGGCTGCTCACTCGCCGACGAGCTGACCGCCCGCGGCTGGACCGACGTCACCGTCCTCGAACAGGGGCCCCTGCCCGCCCCCGGCGGCTCGACGTCCCATGCCCCCGGCCTGGTCTTCCGGACCAGCCCCTCCAAGACCCTCACCGCGTTCGCCCAGTACACCGTCGAGAAGTTCACGTCCCTCGAAGCGGACGGCGAGCCGTGCTTCCGGCAGATCGGCGGCCTGGAACTGGCCACCACCCCGCAGCGCCTGGCCGACCTGCACCGCCGGGCCGGCCACGCCGCCGCCTGGGGCGTGGCCGGCGAGGTGGTCGGCCCCGCCCGCTGCAAGGAACTCTGGCCCCTCCTCGACGAGTCGGTGGTCCTCGGCGGCTTCCACACCCCCGGCGACGGCCTGGCCCACGCCCTGCACGCGTCCCGCGCCCAACTGGACCGCGCCACCGCGCGCGGCGCCCGCTTCCTGGACCGGCACACGGTCACCGGCGTCGAACGGCAGGACGGCAGGGTCACCGGCGTGGTCACCGATCGGGGCACCTTCCCCGCCGACCACGTCGTCTCCGCGGCCGGTTTCTGGGGGCCGGTCGTCGGCCGCATGGCCGGGGTCGACGTCCCCCTGCAACCCCTCGCCCACCAGTACGCGAGGACCGGCCCGCTGCCGGAGCTGAGCGGCGCCACGGCGGAGGCTTCGAAGCCGATCCTCCGCTTCCAGGACCGCGACCTGTACTTCCGCGAGCACCACGACCGGCTCGGCATCGGCTCGTACGCCCACCGGCCACTGCCGGTCGACCCGTTCGCCGTCCCCGGCTACGACGAGGCCCGCTCCCGGAACATGGACATGCCCTCCTCCTACCCCTTCACCCCGGAGGACTGGGGGCCGAGCTGGGAGGACTGCCGCAGGCTGATGCCCGCCCTGCGCGGGACCGGGATCGAGTCCGGCTTCAACGGCGTCTTCTCCTTCACCCCGGACGGCATGCCCGTCCTCGGCGAGTCCCGCACGCTGCGCGGCTTCTGGCTGGCGGAGGCCGTCTGGGTGACCCACTCGGCCGGTGTCGCCAAGGCCGTCGCCGAGTGGATGGTGAACGGACGGCCCGAGATCGACGTGCACGAGTGCGACCTCACCCGCTTCGAGGAAGCACAGCGTTCACCGGCATACGTCCGTGAACGCGGCTCACAGCAGTTCGTCGAGGTGTACGACATCGTGCACCCGCTGCAGCCGATGGACCGACCGCGGCCGCTGCGAGTGAGCCCCTTCCACGCCCGGCAGCAGCAGCTCGGCGCCCACTTCCTGGAGGGCGGCGGCTGGGAGCGCCCGCACTGGTACGAGGCCAACGCCGGCCTCGCCGAGGGCCTGCGGCTCCCCGCCCGCGACGCCTGGTCGGCCCGGCACTGGTCCCCCGTCGCGGCGGCCGAGGCGCTGGCCACCCGCGAGAAGGTCGCGCTGTACGACATGACCCCGCTGCGCCGCCTGGAGGTGACCGGCCCCGGAGCCCTGGACTTCCTCGACGGCATGACCACCAACAACCTCCGCAAGAAGCCGGGAGCGGTCACCTACACCCTCCTGCTGGACGAGACCGGAGGCATCCGCTCCGACCTCACCGTGGCCCGCCTCGCGCCCGACCACTTCCAGGTCGGCGCCAACTCCCCCGCCGACCTCGACCACCTGCTCCGGCACGCGCCCGCCGACGTCCACATCAGGGACGTCACCTCCGGCACCTGCTGCGTCGGCGTCTGGGGGCCGCTCGCCCGCGACCTCGTCCAGCCGCTCACCCCGGACGACTTCTCGCACGAGGCGTTCGGCTACTTCCGAGCGAAGCAGACGTACGTCGGCCACGTCCCGGTCACGGCCCTGCGCCTGAGCTACGTCGGCGAACTGGGCTGGGAGCTGTACACCACGGCCGACCTCGGGCTCCGGCTCTGGGACACGCTGTGGGAGGCCGGCCGGGACCTCGGAGTGATCGCGGCCGGGCGGTCCGCCTTCAACTCCCTGCGTCTGGAGAAGGGGTACCGGGCCTGGGGCACCGACATGACCGACGAGCACACTCCGTACGAGGCGGGCGTCGGTTTCGCGGTCCGCCGCGACAAGCCCGACTTCACCGGCAAGGCGGCGCTGGAGCTCAAGGGGAAGCCCGTCCGGCGTCTCACGCCCCTCCTCCTCGACGACCCGGCGGCCGTGGTACTCGGCAAGGAGCCCGTGCACGTCGACGGCGTGCCCGTCGGCCACGTGACCAGCGCCGCGTACGGCTACACCCTCGGCCGCTGCGTCGCCTACGCCTGGCTGCCGGCCGGCCTGGCCACCGGAACCGGCGTGCACGTGGAGTACTTCGGCGAGAAGGTGCCCGCCACGGTCGCCGACGAGCCGCTGTTCGACCCGCGGATGACCCGCATCCGCCGCTAG
- the solA gene encoding N-methyl-L-tryptophan oxidase, which produces MSPTYDVIVIGLGGMGSAAAHHLSARGARVLGLEKFGPVHNRGSSHGGSRITRQSYFEDPAYVPLLLRAYELYEELERDTGRDIALLCGGVMVGRPDSWTVSGALRSAREWDLPHEMLDAREIRRRFPTLTPAADEVALYEAKAGLLRPENTVAAHLQLATRQGADLHFDEPMTRWEPYRDGVRVHTADNTYTAAQLVMCPGAWAPRLLTDLEVPFTVERQVMYWFQPKNGVRPFRPGRQPIYVWEDAAGVQVYGFPAIDGPGHGAKVAFFRKGRPTTPETIDRTVHDHEVEEMANHMSTRVPDLPGTLLKAATCMYTTTADEHFVIARHPAHPESVTVACGFSGHGFKFVPVVGEILADLALTGTTAHPIGLFDPARLTAAPTGGART; this is translated from the coding sequence TTGTCCCCCACCTACGACGTGATCGTCATCGGCCTCGGCGGCATGGGCAGCGCCGCGGCGCACCACCTGTCCGCGCGGGGCGCCCGCGTGCTGGGACTGGAGAAGTTCGGCCCGGTGCACAACCGCGGCTCCAGCCACGGCGGTTCCCGGATCACCCGGCAGTCGTACTTCGAGGACCCGGCCTACGTGCCGCTGCTCCTGCGCGCCTACGAGCTGTACGAGGAGCTGGAGCGGGACACCGGCCGGGACATCGCCCTGCTGTGCGGCGGCGTGATGGTCGGGCGGCCCGACTCGTGGACCGTCTCCGGCGCGCTGCGCTCGGCCCGCGAGTGGGACCTGCCGCACGAGATGCTGGACGCCCGGGAGATCCGCCGCCGCTTCCCCACGCTCACGCCCGCGGCCGACGAGGTCGCCCTGTACGAGGCCAAGGCGGGACTGCTGCGCCCGGAGAACACGGTCGCCGCCCACCTCCAGCTCGCCACCCGGCAGGGCGCCGACCTGCACTTCGACGAACCGATGACGCGCTGGGAGCCGTACCGGGACGGCGTCCGGGTGCACACCGCCGACAACACCTACACCGCCGCGCAGCTGGTGATGTGCCCGGGCGCCTGGGCGCCCCGGCTGCTGACCGACCTGGAGGTTCCCTTCACGGTCGAACGCCAAGTCATGTACTGGTTCCAGCCGAAGAACGGAGTCCGCCCCTTCCGCCCCGGGCGCCAGCCCATCTACGTCTGGGAGGACGCGGCCGGCGTCCAGGTCTACGGATTTCCGGCCATCGACGGTCCCGGGCACGGGGCGAAGGTCGCCTTCTTCCGCAAGGGACGGCCCACCACCCCGGAGACCATCGACCGCACCGTGCACGACCACGAGGTCGAGGAGATGGCCAACCACATGTCCACCCGCGTCCCGGACCTGCCCGGGACCCTCCTCAAGGCCGCGACCTGCATGTACACCACCACCGCCGACGAGCACTTCGTCATCGCCCGGCACCCTGCGCACCCCGAGTCGGTCACCGTCGCCTGCGGTTTCTCCGGACACGGCTTCAAGTTCGTGCCCGTGGTCGGCGAGATCCTGGCCGACCTGGCCCTGACCGGCACCACCGCGCACCCCATCGGCCTCTTCGACCCCGCGCGCCTCACCGCCGCGCCGACCGGAGGAGCACGCACGTGA
- a CDS encoding glycosyltransferase has translation MSGALRIVRLANFVAPASGGLRTALRELGKGFRAAGHDPVLIVPGEHSDDRETGQGRVITLPGHLLPGTGGYRVLTDRRRVAALLEELAPDRLEVSDRTTLRWTGKWARRARVPAVMVSHESADGVLRTWGVPERTARRTADALNLRTAHTYARVVCTTEFAEREFVRIGARNVVRAPLGVDLTGRHPGLRDAALRARHARVDETLLVMCSRLSVEKRPGTALDALAALRRRGERAVLVVAGDGPLRPRLEQRARERGLPVTFLGHVTDRGLLGALQASADVCLAPGPAETFGLAALEAMACGTPVVAGASSALPEIIGSAGAVAAGHGEGFADAVALLLGRREAERREAARARAECFGWDAAVRAFLAAHDAALPAHPALPETVS, from the coding sequence ATGAGCGGCGCACTGCGGATCGTCCGGCTCGCGAACTTCGTCGCCCCGGCGTCCGGCGGCCTGCGCACCGCGCTGCGCGAGCTCGGCAAGGGCTTCCGGGCCGCCGGACACGACCCCGTCCTCATCGTCCCAGGCGAGCACTCCGACGACCGGGAGACCGGACAGGGCCGCGTCATCACCCTCCCCGGGCACCTGCTGCCCGGCACCGGCGGCTACCGCGTCCTCACCGACAGGCGGCGCGTGGCCGCGCTGCTGGAGGAACTGGCCCCCGACCGTCTCGAGGTCTCCGACCGCACCACGCTGCGCTGGACCGGCAAGTGGGCCCGGCGGGCCCGGGTCCCCGCCGTGATGGTCTCCCACGAGAGCGCCGACGGTGTGCTGCGCACCTGGGGCGTGCCCGAGCGGACGGCCCGGCGCACCGCCGACGCCCTCAATCTCCGTACGGCGCACACCTACGCGCGCGTGGTGTGCACGACGGAGTTCGCCGAGCGGGAGTTCGTCCGCATCGGGGCCCGCAACGTCGTACGCGCTCCGCTCGGCGTCGACCTGACCGGACGGCACCCCGGGCTGCGCGATGCGGCGCTGCGCGCCCGGCACGCGCGCGTGGACGAGACCCTGCTGGTGATGTGCTCACGGCTCTCCGTGGAGAAGCGGCCCGGCACGGCGCTCGACGCGCTGGCGGCGCTGCGGCGGCGGGGCGAGCGGGCGGTGCTGGTGGTGGCCGGGGACGGCCCGTTGCGTCCGCGGCTGGAACAGCGGGCGCGGGAGCGCGGGCTGCCCGTGACCTTCCTCGGGCACGTCACCGACCGCGGGCTGCTCGGTGCCCTCCAGGCGTCCGCCGACGTGTGCCTGGCGCCCGGACCGGCCGAGACCTTCGGGCTGGCCGCGCTGGAGGCGATGGCCTGCGGCACGCCCGTGGTGGCCGGCGCGTCGTCGGCGCTGCCGGAGATCATCGGCTCTGCCGGCGCCGTCGCCGCCGGCCACGGGGAGGGCTTCGCCGACGCCGTGGCCCTGCTCCTGGGCCGCCGGGAGGCGGAGCGGCGGGAGGCGGCACGCGCGCGTGCGGAGTGTTTCGGCTGGGACGCGGCGGTCCGGGCGTTCCTGGCCGCGCACGACGCGGCGCTGCCCGCGCACCCCGCGCTGCCGGAGACCGTGTCATGA
- a CDS encoding ankyrin repeat domain-containing protein yields MSEAPDPEVVELATKIFDLARQGRTEELVAYVDAGVPANLTNDRGDSLVMLAAYHGHAEAVRALLARGAEADRVNDRGQTPLAGAAFKGETEVTKALLEAGADPSAGTPSAVDTARMFARTELLELFGAQ; encoded by the coding sequence ATGAGTGAAGCCCCCGACCCCGAGGTCGTGGAGCTGGCGACCAAGATCTTCGACCTGGCCCGGCAGGGCCGCACCGAGGAGCTGGTCGCTTACGTGGACGCCGGTGTCCCCGCCAATCTGACCAACGACCGCGGCGACTCCCTCGTCATGCTCGCCGCGTACCACGGCCACGCCGAGGCGGTGCGCGCCCTGCTGGCGCGTGGCGCCGAGGCCGACCGCGTCAACGACCGGGGCCAGACACCGCTCGCCGGGGCCGCCTTCAAGGGTGAGACGGAAGTGACCAAGGCGCTTCTGGAGGCCGGCGCGGACCCGTCCGCCGGTACCCCGTCGGCCGTTGACACGGCGCGGATGTTCGCCCGGACGGAGCTCCTGGAGCTGTTCGGCGCCCAGTGA